The following is a genomic window from Chromatiales bacterium.
TTCCTCGAACAGCGCCTCGGTCTGTTCGAACCACTCATGCAGCTGTCCGCGCAGTTCGGGGCCGAGAACATGGGTGACTTCCGCATCATCGGCGAGTTCGTCGAGCCAGACCTGTTCAGCGTGTACGCGCCGACCGGTCAACAGCCCCGCAAGCAGCCCGTCGGACTCGGCTGCGCCGCGCGCCAGGCCGTGATCGGCGAGCAAGGTGTCGAGTTCATCGTGGTCGCGTGCGCTGGTCATCATGCGTGGTCAATCCGATGGAGTTCGCCTAGTCGAGCGCGCACCGTATCACCCCGGACGAAGCGAGCGCATGCGCGCGACGGCGACCCGTTCAATGCGCCTCGTCCCAGTTCGCGCCGACGCCGGCATCGACGACCAGCGGCACGGCCAGCTCGGCCGCTCCGCTCATGCGGGCGCGGATCTGCTCGATGCTGGCTTCGACGGCGTCCTCGCGGACCTCGAACACGAGTTCGTCGTGGACCTGGAGCACCATGCGCACCGGCGGCCTGCTCGCTTCAATCCATGCATCGACGTCAATCATCGCGCGCTTGATGATGTCCGCGGCGGTGCCCTGCATGGGCGCGTTGATCGCGGTGCGCTCGGCGTACTGCCGACGCTGCGCATTCGAGGAGTTGATCTCCGGCAGGTGCAGGCGTCGGCCGAAAACGGTCTCCACATAACCGGTCTCATGCGCACGCTTGCGCGTCGCGTCCATGAACTCGCGCACGCCCGGGTAGCGTGCAAAGTAGCGCTCGATGTAGCTGGCGGCCTCGTCACGTTCGATGCCGAGGTTGCGCGCCAGCCCGAACGCGGACATGCCGTAGATCAGCCCGAAGTTGATCGCCTTCGCCGAACGGCGCTGATCGTTCGTGACCGCGTCCGGTTCGGCACCGAACACTTCGGCGGCCGTCGCGCGGTGGATGTCCAGGCCCTTCGCAAACGCGCGGCGCAGCCCTTCGTCGCCCGACAGGTGGGCCATGATGCGAAGTTCGATCTGCGAGTAATCGGCCGAGACGATGCGCCAGCCGTCCTCGGCGACGAAGGCCTGGCGGATGCGTCGACCCTCGGCCGTGCGGACCGGGATGTTCTGCAGGTTCGGTTCCGATGACGACAGGCGTCCCGTCGCGGCCACGGCCTGATGAAAGCTCGTGTGCACGCGACCGCTGCGCGCGCTGATCTGCGCGGGCAGTTTGTCGGTATAGGTGGACTTGAGCTTTGCGAGCGAGCGGTGGTCGAGGATCAGCCGTGGCAGTTCGTAGTCCTCGGCGAGTTGTTCGAGTACGGACTCGGCAGTCGACGGCTGGCCCTTCGGCGTCTTGGCGAGCGAGGGCAGCTTCAGACGATCGAACAGGATTTCCTGCAACTGCTTCGGCGAGCCCAGATTGAACGGCCCGCCGGCCGCCTCATGGGCCTGTTTCTCCAGCACGCCGAGCTGCTTTTCGATTTCGGCGCTCTGTTTCGCCAGCATGCCGGCGTCGATGCGCACGCCGGTGCGCTCCATGCGTGAGAGCACGGGAATCAGTGGAATCTCGATTTCCCGGTAAACGCGCGCCTGAGCTTCGAGCGGTTCGAGCTTCGGCCACAGCGCTTCGTGCAGCCGCAACGTCACGTCTGCATCTTCGGCCGCGTATTGCGCGGCCTCAGCGACGCCGATCTCGTCGAAGCGCAGCTGCGACTTGCCGCGTCCGGCGATGTCCTCGAAGTGGATGGTCTTGTAGCCGAGGTACTTCAGCGCCAGCGAATCCATGTCGTGTCGCGTGGCGGTGGAATCCAGCACATAGGATTCCAGCATGGTGTCGTGCGCCACGCCGGCGAGCCGGATGTCGTGGTTCACGAGCACGTTCATGTCGTACTTGGCGTTCTGCAGCAGCTTGCCGCGCCCGGGGTCTTCGAGCAGGGGCTTCAGCCGGGCGAGCACCTGTTCACGATCGAGCTGGTCGGGCACGTCGACGCCGCGATGCGCCAGCGGTACGTAGGCCGCGTGGCCGGGTTCGACGGCAAAGGAAACGCCGACGATCTCGGCCTCCATGTAGTCGAGGCTCGTGGTTTCGGTGTCGAACGCGAAAAGCTTGGCCTGGTTCAGCCGTTTGATCCAGCCATCCAGGGCTGTTTCGCTCGCGATGGTTTCGTAGCGTGCGCCCTGATCCGGGGTGTTGTTTGCTTCGGGCGCCGCGGACAGGGCCTCATCGAGCCATGTGCGGAATTCGAGTTCGGCATACAGCCGCGCGAGCGCTGCATGATCCGGCGCGCCGGGCTTCAGTTCGTCGAGACCGACCGGCAGTTCGCAGTGGGTACGGATGGTCACCAGTTCGCGCGACAGCGGCAGCTGCTCGAGACTGGCACGCAGATTCTCGCCGACCTTGCCGCCGACGGCATCGGCCTGTTCGACCAGTGCATCCAGCGAGCCGTATTCGGCGAGCCACTTCGCCGCGGTCTTCGGTCCAACCTTGGGCACCCCCGGCACGTTGTCCACGGTGTCGCCGATCAGGGTCAGGTAGTCGATGATCTGTTCGGGTGTGACGCCGAACTTTGCCTGTACGCCGTCGCGGTCGAGCTCGACGTTTTTCATCGTGTCCACGAGCACGATGTCGTCGCCGACGAGCTGGGCGAAATCCTTGTCGCTGGTGATGATGCGCGTGTGCCAGCCACGGGCGCGTGCGGACACAGCGAAGGTGCCGATGACGTCATCGGCCTCGACACCGTGGATCATGACCAGCGGAATGCCCAGTGCCCGCACGAGATCGTGCAGCGGCTGGATCTGCGCGACCAGATCCTCCGGCGTCGGCGGACGATTCGCCTTGTACTGCGGATAGATCGCGTCGCGAAAGGTCTTGCCAGGCGCGTCGAACACCACGGCGACATGTCGCGGGTGTTCGGATTCGAGCAGGCGCTTGAGCATCGCGACGACGCCGTACACGGCGCCGGTCGGCTGACCCTTGGAATTGGTCAGCGGCGGCAGGGCGTGGTAGGCCCGGAACAGATACGACGAGCCGTCGACGAGGACCAGCGCCTCGTCGTCCGCGCCGCTCATCGCCGACAACCGCCCACGTGACCGGGCGTGTTATTCGGCAATGAGTGCCTGCACATAGTTGGGCAGCGCGAACGCGGCGCGATGCAGGTCCGCGTTGTAACAGCGCAGGCCCGCAAGGTTGACGCGCGCGGCGTCGAATTTTTCCATCGGCTCGTACTTCTTCGAGCAGAAGCAGAAGCTCCACACCACGCCGGGGTAGGCCGGAATCGTCGCGGTATACATGCGCACGATCGGGAACACCTCGCGCAGGTTGCGGTAGATCTTCGGCACGCTGTCGGTGTGATAGAACGGCGATTCGGTCTGCGCGACGAAAATGCCATCGTCGCTCAGCCGGTCGTGGACGTTGCGGTAGAACTGGCCCTGAAACAGCACCTCGGCCGGCCCGACGGGGTCGGACGAATCGCTCATGATCACATCGAAGCTACGCTCGCTCTCAGCGACGAATTTCGCGCCGTCGTCGAACACCAGCGTCGCGCGTGGATCGTCAAAGCCCGCGCCGAGCTGCGGAAAGAATTCCTTGCTGACCTCGACGACCTGCGGGTCGATCTCGACCATGGTCGCGTTTTCGATGCCCGGGTGCTTGAGCGTTTCGGTCAGGGCGCCGCCGTCGCCGCCGCCGATGATGAGCACGTTCTTCGGGTTCGGATGTGCGAACAGCGGTACGTGCGAAATCATCTCGGGATAGATGAAGCAGTCACGGTCGGTCAGCATGATGGAGCCGTAGAGCACCAGCGCGCGGCCGTAGACCTCGGTGTCGACCACGTCGATGCGCTGGAAATCCGAGTGCTTGCTGTAGAGCACCTGTTTGACCTTCAGGGTCAGGCCGGCGCCGCCATGGTGAAGCTCGGTGAACCACATGTTCCAGAGGTTCAGCATGGATGGTTCGTGTACGCGTTCGCTCACAGTGAATTCCCCGTTTTTGTCTGGAACGGAAATCAGACCTCGACGACCGGCGTCAGCGGAATGCCGTTGAACGTGGTGGCCGAGGCGTTGGTATAGGCGCCCATCTCGTGGGCAAACAGCAGGTCGCCGACTGCCAGTTCCGGCAGATAGGCATCGCGTGCGATGACGTCGAACGAGTCGCAGGTCGGCCCGGCGATGATGCACGGTCGTGGCGGGCCCTGCACCTGCGTCGAGAAGCGGTACTTCGCGTGATCGAACACATGTCCCGAGAACGCGCCATAGACGCCGTCCTCGACGTAATACCACATGAGCCCGTTGCGTTCGGCGTGGGAGATGACGCGCAGGGCGAGGGTCGCCGCGTCGGCGACGACGAACCGGCCCGGCTCGGCGATCACGCGCGTGCTCGGAAAGTAGGTTTGCAGGGCCGCGCGGATCGGCGCGCAGAACAGTTCGAAGTCCATGACCATGCCGCGGCCGTAGTCGACCGGGAATCCGCCGCCGATGTCCAGCAGTTCGAGCGGATGCCCGCGCACCTGCATGTGGTCGAAGATGCGCTTGGCGGTCGTGATCATGTCCACGTACGGCTGCGGGATCGAGGTCTGCGAGCCGACATGGAACGCGAGCCCGACCGGCTTGAGCCCCTTGTCGATCGCCAGCCCGAGCAGGCCCTCGGCCTCGTCGGGGGCGGTGCCGAATTTTTCCGAAAGGTCGACGACACAGTCCGGATTCGCCGCGCGCACGCGCAGCACCACCCGCGACCCCGGCGCCATGGCGGCGAGCTTGTCGAGTTCCGATGCGTTGTCGAAAAACCAGGTCTTGATGCCGGCGGCGAGCATGCGCTCGATCTCGTCCGGCCGCTTGGTCGGATGGGTGTACAGGCAGCGCTCGAGGGGGCCACGGCTGTCGAGCACGGTACGCAGTTCGTCGTAGGACGCCACGTCGAAGCCGCAGCCCATGTCGCGCATGGTCTCCAGCACGATCGGGTGCGGATTCGCCTTGACCGCGTAATAGATCTCGACGCCGGGCAGTTCGCGGCGCAGCAGCTCGACGTTCGCGCGCAGGCGACGGCGGTCCAGCGCGAGCAGGGGTGTCCCGTGCTTGGCGATGAGTTCTTCGAATCTTCGTGGTTCGACCATGGATCAGTTCAGGTGGCGACAGTGTTTGGCGATGTCCTGCTCGAGCTCGGTGATCGCCCGTTGGCGTTCGGATTCGGGCAGGATCTTGCGTTCACCGCCCGGCAGGGGGTCGTAGAGGTACTGGGCACGGCGATACTGGCCGAGCTGGTCTTCCCAGTGAGCGCATTCGCGCCTTTTGGCCTCGCGGGCCTCGGCTTGTTGCCTGCGCTTGCTCATCTCCGCGTCGTACTCGGCATTGCGCACATCGACGCGATGCTGCTGGCGCTGCGTGCGTGCGCGCGCCTGTGCGGCGGCCTCGGGGTCGTACGGTGCGGTTGGTGTCATGTCTACGTCGGTTGCGCTGGTGCCCTGCGGCGGCCGGTCTCCGAAATGGGTGTTCCCGTCGGCGTCCGTCCAGCGATAGACCCCGCCGCCGGCGCTCGTCGAAAACAGCGCGACAGCGAGGGTTGCTAGAATCGCGGTCCTTCCAAATTTCGACGAGATCGTGCCCATGTCCACCCCCGAGATCCCGCAGAAACAACCCTATGGCCTGGAACTCGAACCCGGCACCTACTGGTGGTGCAGCTGCGGCCGTTCGAAGCATCAGCCGTTCTGCGACGGCAGCCACAAGGGCACGCAGTTTACCCCAGTCGAGTTCCGGATCGCAGAGAAGAAAATGGTCTGGCTGTGCGGCTGCAAGCACACCGGGGACGCGCCGTTTTGCGACGGCACGCACAGCACGCTGGAGTGACTTGACGGGGAGTCCGGCGGTACTCGCAACCGGGAACCGCGGAATATTTCAGAGCTGCCCGCGGCACCGGGACGTGCCGCCATTTTCGGCGCGTGAGCGGCCGAAAATGTAAGAAAACGAAAAATCGTACTTTTTCGTTTTCGCTAGTCTGGCGATCCAGGATGGATCGATCAGACATCCAA
Proteins encoded in this region:
- a CDS encoding CDGSH iron-sulfur domain-containing protein codes for the protein MSTPEIPQKQPYGLELEPGTYWWCSCGRSKHQPFCDGSHKGTQFTPVEFRIAEKKMVWLCGCKHTGDAPFCDGTHSTLE
- a CDS encoding DUF4124 domain-containing protein; this encodes MGTISSKFGRTAILATLAVALFSTSAGGGVYRWTDADGNTHFGDRPPQGTSATDVDMTPTAPYDPEAAAQARARTQRQQHRVDVRNAEYDAEMSKRRQQAEAREAKRRECAHWEDQLGQYRRAQYLYDPLPGGERKILPESERQRAITELEQDIAKHCRHLN
- the speE gene encoding polyamine aminopropyltransferase, whose translation is MSERVHEPSMLNLWNMWFTELHHGGAGLTLKVKQVLYSKHSDFQRIDVVDTEVYGRALVLYGSIMLTDRDCFIYPEMISHVPLFAHPNPKNVLIIGGGDGGALTETLKHPGIENATMVEIDPQVVEVSKEFFPQLGAGFDDPRATLVFDDGAKFVAESERSFDVIMSDSSDPVGPAEVLFQGQFYRNVHDRLSDDGIFVAQTESPFYHTDSVPKIYRNLREVFPIVRMYTATIPAYPGVVWSFCFCSKKYEPMEKFDAARVNLAGLRCYNADLHRAAFALPNYVQALIAE
- the polA gene encoding DNA polymerase I, translating into MSGADDEALVLVDGSSYLFRAYHALPPLTNSKGQPTGAVYGVVAMLKRLLESEHPRHVAVVFDAPGKTFRDAIYPQYKANRPPTPEDLVAQIQPLHDLVRALGIPLVMIHGVEADDVIGTFAVSARARGWHTRIITSDKDFAQLVGDDIVLVDTMKNVELDRDGVQAKFGVTPEQIIDYLTLIGDTVDNVPGVPKVGPKTAAKWLAEYGSLDALVEQADAVGGKVGENLRASLEQLPLSRELVTIRTHCELPVGLDELKPGAPDHAALARLYAELEFRTWLDEALSAAPEANNTPDQGARYETIASETALDGWIKRLNQAKLFAFDTETTSLDYMEAEIVGVSFAVEPGHAAYVPLAHRGVDVPDQLDREQVLARLKPLLEDPGRGKLLQNAKYDMNVLVNHDIRLAGVAHDTMLESYVLDSTATRHDMDSLALKYLGYKTIHFEDIAGRGKSQLRFDEIGVAEAAQYAAEDADVTLRLHEALWPKLEPLEAQARVYREIEIPLIPVLSRMERTGVRIDAGMLAKQSAEIEKQLGVLEKQAHEAAGGPFNLGSPKQLQEILFDRLKLPSLAKTPKGQPSTAESVLEQLAEDYELPRLILDHRSLAKLKSTYTDKLPAQISARSGRVHTSFHQAVAATGRLSSSEPNLQNIPVRTAEGRRIRQAFVAEDGWRIVSADYSQIELRIMAHLSGDEGLRRAFAKGLDIHRATAAEVFGAEPDAVTNDQRRSAKAINFGLIYGMSAFGLARNLGIERDEAASYIERYFARYPGVREFMDATRKRAHETGYVETVFGRRLHLPEINSSNAQRRQYAERTAINAPMQGTAADIIKRAMIDVDAWIEASRPPVRMVLQVHDELVFEVREDAVEASIEQIRARMSGAAELAVPLVVDAGVGANWDEAH
- a CDS encoding type III PLP-dependent enzyme, with the translated sequence MVEPRRFEELIAKHGTPLLALDRRRLRANVELLRRELPGVEIYYAVKANPHPIVLETMRDMGCGFDVASYDELRTVLDSRGPLERCLYTHPTKRPDEIERMLAAGIKTWFFDNASELDKLAAMAPGSRVVLRVRAANPDCVVDLSEKFGTAPDEAEGLLGLAIDKGLKPVGLAFHVGSQTSIPQPYVDMITTAKRIFDHMQVRGHPLELLDIGGGFPVDYGRGMVMDFELFCAPIRAALQTYFPSTRVIAEPGRFVVADAATLALRVISHAERNGLMWYYVEDGVYGAFSGHVFDHAKYRFSTQVQGPPRPCIIAGPTCDSFDVIARDAYLPELAVGDLLFAHEMGAYTNASATTFNGIPLTPVVEV